In Podospora pseudopauciseta strain CBS 411.78 chromosome 3, whole genome shotgun sequence, one genomic interval encodes:
- a CDS encoding hypothetical protein (COG:S; EggNog:ENOG503NYE6), translating into MTEIVDLLASSPPRPPTARQPSLPAAGSKRRPPREKSPIIEDALFVSDDELAANPVVGTGWSWKGLSAEGPATKKRRISAADSIVSSPKRNSPSLEASIPPPSAQPRDQQRSSSVPKGVKNIGGKFYRPGLDDSEGEMDDDHFRSPSPKGKEVASTQNGFDQPEIDLLSDDEPDSDSFRCSPPRGKETAPTRRGLDQPEVDFLSDDELFVSETPQDKGKQPMPAVPKRNLMAEDIISNSPALTQRAKSTLSKTADWVPISSSAPIPASDIGHPPEPSRPFRKTWSEVIWLDDSDDAMDDVDSDGDDLPDIMDLASSKRKTTSGSTSKRPPTVTKSRNKRFTTGVSSANAVDLPDEERKTQQTKTPAEKAAEKATKAAALAAERERKRLEKEAAKETKAFEKKKAAALAEVNKLRTDKKVSTPEMIVDLPIGLNPTIKIQAEELLKDLSVQVQSSRSPVDNIVRWKRKYAMAIMPAARFVELCLSPSTPNLDSHVSSMKSSFPGFTLIYLIEGLNPFLRKKKSARNRQFVSAVRDGLDPPSSTQPNRPANNNQKIINEDLVEQSLLQLQLVHSALIHHTNAPIETSQQIAVFTQHISTAPYRRLRDQTNDTQAGFCMDSGQVRTGTETKDIYVRMLQEVGRVTKPIAVGIAQEYESVSRLKRAMEEEGPLIRESVRKGTNRDGGFSDRAVGQAISRRVHKILLGRDGGSSDI; encoded by the exons ATGACCGAGATTGTCGATCTTCTCGCGAGCTCTCCGCCTCGGCCACCCACAGCTCGCCAACCATCTCTCCCGGCTGCAGGCTCCAAACGGCGCCCACCTAGGGAGAAATCACCAATTATCGAAGATGCCCTCTTCGTCTCGGACGATGAGTTGGCAGCTAACCCAGTGGTTGGAACTGGGTGGTCATGGAAAGGGCTTAGCGCAGAAGGACCAGCGACCAAGAAGCGCCGCATAAGCGCAGCAGACTCAATCGTATCAAGTCCAAAAAGGAACTCTCCGTCATTGGAAGCTTCGATTCCTCCACCTTCTGCGCAGCCCAGGGATCAGCAACGGAGTAGCTCTGTCCCTAAAGGAGTAAAGAACATTGGAGGAAAGTTCTACCGACCCGGGCTTGATGATTCGGAAGGTGAAATGGATGATGATCATTTTCGAAGCCCGTCACCTAAAGGGAAAGAGGTTGCATCTACGCAAAATGGATTCGACCAGCCAGAAATAGACCTTTTGTCTGACGATGAACCGGACAGTGACTCTTTCAGATGTTCGCCACCCAGGGGCAAGGAGACTGCACCAACGCGGAGAGGTCTTGACCAGCCAGAAGTGGACTTTCTGTCTGACGACGAGCTTTTTGTGAGCGAGACACCCCAAGATAAGGGGAAACAGCCGATGCCAGCTGTACCGAAGCGGAATCTTATGGCGGAGGATATCATCTCAAACTCGCCGGCGCTGACGCAGCGAGCAAAGAGCACACTCAGCAAGACTGCTGACTGGGTTCCTATCTCGAGCTCGGCGCCCATTCCAGCCTCTGATATTGGCCACCCGCCGGAGCCATCTCGTCCCTTCCGCAAGACTTGGTCAGAGGTCATTTGGCTTGACGATTCTGACGACGCCATGGATGATGTGGACTCCGATGGAGACGATCTCCCTGATATTATGGACCTTGCCAGTTCCAAGCGAAAAACCACCTCTGGGTCAACCTCTAAGCGGCCGCCGACAGTTACCAAATCAAGGAACAAGAGGTTCACCACAGGTGTCTCATCAGCCAATGCTGTTGACCTCCCAGATGAGGAGAGAAAAACGCAACAAACGAAAACCCCCGCCGAAAAAGCAGCAGAGAAAGCAACCAaagccgccgccctcgccgccgaaaGAGAGCGCAAGCGTCTCGAGAAAGAAGCTGCCAAAGAAACCAAAGCctttgaaaagaaaaaagcagCCGCCCTCGCAGAAGTGAACAAACTTCGCACCGACAAAAAGGTCTCTACCCCCGAAATGATTGTCGACCTCCCCATCGGCCTCAACCCAACCATCAAAATCCAGGCCGAGGAACTTCTCAAAGACCTCTCCGTCCAAGTCCAATCCTCCCGCTCCCCGGTTGACAACATCGTCCGCTGGAAGCGAAAG TACGCCATGGCTATCATGCCCGCCGCTCGGTTTGTGGAGTTATgcctctccccatccaccccaaACCTGGACTCGCATGTCTCCTCAATGAAGTCCAGTTTTCCCGGATTTACCTTGATCTACCTAATCGAAGGCCTAAACCCCTTCCTCCGCAAGAAAAAGTCCGCTCGAAACAGGCAGTTTGTCTCCGCCGTCCGTGACGGACTCGATCCCCCTTCTAGCACCCAGCCCAACCGGccggccaacaacaaccaaaaaaTAATCAACGAAGACCTCGTCGAGcaatccctcctccagctACAGCTTGTTCACTCAGctctcatccaccacaccaacGCCCCGATTGAAACCTCGCAGCAAATCGCCGTTTTTACTCAGCACATCTCCACTGCGCCGTACCGGCGGTTGAGGGATCAGACGAATGACACCCAGGCGGGGTTCTGCATGGACTCTGGGCAGGTCAGGACTGGGACCGAGACGAAGGATATTTATGTGAGGATGCTGCAGGAGGTTGGGCGGGTCACGAAGCCGATCGCGGTGGGGATTGCGCAGGAGTATGAGAGCGTGAGTCGGTTGAAGagggcgatggaggaggaggggccgtTGATACGGGAGtcggtgaggaaggggacgaatagggatggggggtttaGTGATCGGGCGGTTGGGCAGGCTATTAGTAGGCGGGTGCATAAGATATtgctggggagggatggggggagtaGTGATAtttga
- the ACS2 gene encoding acetyl-coenzyme A synthetase 2 (COG:I; EggNog:ENOG503NUTI) — MGEQSPKAPVVAEAHAVDTFHPPQKMLDKHPSKPHLSSLEEYQKLYKESITEPKKFWGRLARELLTWSKDFQTVHSGSLAGGDNAWFLEGELNASYNCVDRHAFKDPNKVAIIYEADEPSDGRNVTYGELLRDVSKLAHVLTQMGVRKGDTVAIYLPMIPEAIVALLACSRIGAVHSVVFAGFSADSLRDRVIDGGSKVVITTDEGKRGGKLIGTKKIVDEALKQCPDVGHVLVYKRTGADIPMTEGRDFWWHEEVEKWPSYYPPVAVNSEDPLFLLYTSGSTGKPKGVMHTTGGYLLGAATTGKYVFDIHDGDRYFCGGDVGWITGHTYVVYAPLLLGVSTVVFEGTPAYPNFSRYWDIIEQHKVTQFYVAPTALRLLKRAGNQHVRNEMKHLRVLGSVGEPIAAEIWKWYFEVVGKEEAHIVDTYWQTETGSNVITPLAGVTPTKPGSASLPFFGIEPAIVDPVSGEEIHGNDVEGVLAFKQPWPSMARTVWGAHKRYMDTYLNVYKGYYFTGDGAGRDHEGFYWIRGRVDDVVNVSGHRLSTAEIEAALIEHASIAEAAVVGVADELTGQAVNAFVSIKNGAEVDDALRKDFILQVRRSIGPFAAPKAVFVVPDLPKTRSGKIMRRILRKILAGEEDQLGDISTLSDPSVVEKIINIVHEGKKK, encoded by the exons atgggCGAGCAGTCTCCCAAGGCGCCAGTAGTGGCCGAGGCCCACGCTGTTGACACTTTCC ACCCTCCCCAGAAGATGCTTGACA AGCACCCGAGCAAACCTCACTTGAGCA GTCTCGAGGAATATCAGAAACTCTACAAGGAATCCATCACAGAACCCAAGAAGTTCTGGGGGAGGCTGGCGCGTGAGCTCCTGACCTGGTCCAAGGATTTCCAGACTGTCCACAGCGGCTCCCTCGCCGGGGGTGACAATGCCTGGTTCCTGGAGGGTGAGCTCAATGCGTCATACAACTGTGTCGATCGCCATGCCTTCAAGGACCCCAACAAGGTCGCCATCATCTACGAAGCCGACGAGCCCTCGGACGGCCGGAACGTCACCTACGGCGAGCTCCTGCGCGATGTCTCCAAGCTCGCCCACGTGCTCACCCAGATGGGCGTGCGCAAGGGCGACACCGTGGCCATCTACCTGCCCATGATCCCGGAGGCTATCGTTGCCCTTCTTGCTTGCAGCAGAATCGGCGCCGTTCACTCGGTTGTCTTTGCCGGTTTCTCGGCCGACTCGCTTCGCGACCGTGTCATCGATGGCGGTTCCAAGGtggtcatcaccaccgacgaGGGCAAGCGTGGTGGAAAGTTGATTGGGACAAAGAAGATTGTCGATGAGGCTCTCAAGCAGTGCCCTGATGTCGGCCACGTGCTTGTGTACAAGCGCACCGGCGCCGACATCCCCATGACCGAGGGTCGCGATTTCTGGTGGcacgaggaggttgagaagtGGCCCTCATACTACCCCCCCGTGGCCGTCAACTCGGAGgaccctctcttcctcctctacACCTCCGGCTCTACCGGCAAGCCCAAGGGTGTCATGCACACCACCGGCGGTTATCTCCTGggcgccgccaccaccggaaAGTATGTGTTCGACATTCACGATGGCGACAGGTACTTCTGCGGCGGTGATGTCGGCTGGATTACCGGTCACACCTATGTCGTCTACGCCCCACTCCTCCTGGGTGTGTCCACCGTCGTTTTCGAGGGTACACCCGCCTACCCCAACTTTTCCAGATACTGGGATATCATTGAGCAGCACAAGGTCACACAGTTCTATGTTGCTCCCACTGCCCTGCGTCTCCTGAAGCGCGCCGGCAACCAGCATGTGCGTAACGAGATGAAGCACCTCAGAGTTCTTGGCTCCGTCGGTGAGCCAATCGCCGCCGAGATCTGGAAGTGGTActttgaggttgttggcaaggaggaggctcaCATTGTGGAC ACGTACTGGCAAACCGAGACCGGCTCCAACGTCATCACCCCTCTTGCTGGTGTTACTCCCACCAAGCCCGGCTCTGCCTCTCTTCCGTTCTTCGGCATCGAGCCTGCGATCGTCGACCCTGTCTCTGGCGAGGAGATCCATGGCAACGATGTCGAGGGTGTCCTTGCCTTCAAGCAGCCCTGGCCAAGCATGGCTCGCACCGTCTGGGGCGCCCACAAGCGCTACATGGACACTTACCTGAACGTGTACAAGGGTTACTAC TTCACGGGCGATGGTGCCGGTCGCGATCACGAGGGCTTCTACTGGATCCGTGGCCGTGTTGATGACGTTGTCAACGTCAGCGGTCACCGTCTCAGCACGGCTGAGATCGAGGCCGCCCTCATTGAGCACGCCTCCATTGCCGAGGCGGCCGTCGTTGGGGTTGCCGACGAGCTCACCGGTCAGGCTGTCAACGCCTTTGTGTCCATCAAGAACGGCGCCGAAGTCGATGATGCCCTCCGCAAGGACTTCATCCTCCAGGTCCGCAGGAGTATTGGCCCCTTCGCGGCGCCCAAGGCCGTGTTTGTTGTCCCAGATCTTCCCAAGACCCGCAGCGGCAAGATCATGAGACGTATTCTCAGAAAGATTCTTGCCGGTGAGGAGGACCAGCTTGGCGACATCAGCACTCTCTCGGACCCATCTGTTGTTGAGAAGATCAT
- a CDS encoding hypothetical protein (COG:Z; EggNog:ENOG503NVA2), which translates to MASSPPASPGTLPARPMSAMVRPAPRSSSRMSMQGKSAGGSRASDEESKTAVKVVVRVRPPLRPEDPGFELIPQRFQRSMVQVHSPTSLSIESPQGRKLFVFDRVFGPEVGQAGIWEYLDEGVNAFTQGYNVSLLAYGQSGAGKSYTMGTAGDQESLEQMGVIPRAATALFERLEGSKINPNRSSMSQLRTPARFSNPPVSFTKGAEKNWTLRASYVEIYNEQLRDLLVDDTIPFHERGAVTIREDAKGNILLTGLRQVEVNSVDDLMHVLEQGSIVRQTDATAINARSSRSHAVFSLNLVQKKSKPMTGAERRMSMPVEGLSGSESLVTTDSKMHFVDLAGSERLKNTGAQGERAKEGISINAGLAALGKVISQLSSRQAGAHVSYRDSKLTRLLQDSLGGNAITYMIACVTPAEFHLSETLNTVQYAQRARAIQSKPRIQQVEEGDKQAIIDRLKAEVAFLREQIRSAERGGGERRTLAPGERPERQSEREVELQNQLLDAQENYTALSQRHAKLIAELARARDEEQLENQLEKNLGDSATERLNRSNSFAQAVEQVVLEYEKTIQSLEQSLASTRATLSSTEGSLLEKESNCAYAETINNQLQARLQKLMDREANTESYLHDLETKLDGHTSGEEKNTAIVMELRKEIARVRENEAACENYISTLEERLAEADQDAELMQREIDRLEQVVERQRSLGKLDSLLYELDQIQPTTPAPEAEVGAANGTATNGAGHRRTASRSIADHSRSHSHVSRHSQLEETIPEIGEEDIPEEGEEPVDGQKRPRKLSPLANDGEVLEYPASPAQSKFVADKLETMNQELLGLRVEHEATLNEYDLLHAKYEEALRALGQLQDMVDEAKHPSRQRDSILSVTSPMLTRPTSFLSDARTNETKDTTHLSMRSLSSELSSALESPSTTLDVSDAGTAVPKSGSAPESPTEPTNGADATTEVHRLKAIAAEKEAAEKELAERYAQLEERHQHALDMVEELKTQVARAQAANEDSGKAGHVIRRKSSQTLMIIDRAHRSFASLRNIAAEHFEDQPDVMQNFELNLNAAMHELHARSERIQELETNIATAKKEMETKMTIISGLTRERSSLKAASPMDMAVVSNLRNQLEQSEMRIKELQQANEVREKELEAQFAELQELIKQTAVSANATAATNETSEEAAAQLAAREEKIAELEKELSTWEERHRSAVQALQDNEEQLKKTISELEAQVAYFTAKLSEVKVEEKPEGGNERAVGETPKQSGGEDTKLVDFLRTEIEEYKALINTSQTKVAEAEKQHQETKEAFEQAIKERDEAVSEAAEQKDLVAKLEATISDHEQSIKAHQESVHELQSAHQKDVNEIMLAGRRDLESQLAALKTEHANRTKRLESDLTEAREELMKVATQVAYALGLDVSVEKISDRISDLAGAQKALSEEQGRRLELEQDIVELSNINDTIMRDLEAVRASLAEVLAAESEKQRGPTGQGFPVKEQVALVKKKVVDLEVKNKKNSRLVEELEDQLNKNFDQVQAASNRLSLLQTERNQQLEEANAAKVRLQGELDAIKEEYSALQAKYDSILPNDSTDTPQRSNSQTQQNGHGVRKSSSVASLPSPPPAIPLPPLPSNNSGTTSPTPRPPSKDVGGISQIQEDQEARIRLIEKHLKAEKQLTTTLEEALTDLERQQLAMRADCDAWRRRAQELEQEIKDLKEKPQQDNRWSLQQVEEERRKRRDAEIARAHLEERMNTISKKKKKGSLNCF; encoded by the exons ATGGCAAGCTCACCACCAGCGTCGCCGGGCACACTGCCTGCACGGCCAATGAGCGCCATGGTCCGCCCGGCTCCGAGAAGTAGCAGCCGCATGAGCATGCAGGGCAAGTCGGCCGGAGGAAGCAGAGCCTCGGACGAGGAATCAAAGACCGCCGTCAAAGTTG TGGTTCGCGTGCGCCCACCTCTAAGGCCCGAAGACCCGGGCTTCGAGCTTATACCTCAGCGGTTTCAGCGATCCATGGTCCAGGTGCATTCGCCAACGAGCCTGTCGATCGAGTCACCGCAGGGCCGCAAGCTTTTTGTCTTTGATAGAGTGTTCGGCCCCGAAGTTGGCCAGGCCGGAATATGGGAGTATCTAGACGAGGGAGTCAACGCCTTTACCCAGGGGTACAATGTATCCCTTCTCGCGTACGGCCAGTCCGGCGCGGGCAAATCTTACACGATGGGCACAGCGGGTGACCAGGAAAGTCTGGAGCAAATGG GTGTGATCCCACGCGCCGCCACTGCGCTGTTTGAACGGTTGGAAGGTTCAAAGATCAACCCTAACCGCAGTTCCATGTCACAGCTCCGAACACCGGCTCGGTTCTCGAACCCGCCTGTCAGTTTCACGAAAGGGGCGGAAAAGAACTGGACCTTGCGCGCGTCATATGTCGAGATCTACAACGAGCAGTTGAGAGACCTGTTGGTCGACGATACCATCCCATTTCATGAACGGGGAGCCGTCACGATTCGCGAAGACGCCAAGGGCAACATTCTTTTGACCGGTTTGCGACAGGTGGAAGTCAACTCGGTGGACGACCTGATGCATGTGCTGGAGCAAGGATCGATAGTTCGACAGACGGATGCGACAGCGATCAACGCCCGATCGTCGCGCTCCCATGCCGTATTCAGCTTGAACCTGGTGCAAAAGAAGAGCAAGCCGATGACGGGAGCAGAGAGGCGCATGTCGATGCCGGTGGAAGGCTTGTCTGGGAGCGAATCTCTGGTAACGACCGACAGCAAAATGCATTTCGTGGATTTAGCCGGCAGCGAGCGTCTCAAGAACACGGGTGCCCAGGGAGAGCGGGCAAAGGAGGGTATTTCGATCAATGCTGGTCTGGCAGCACTCGGCAAGGTCATCTCGCAGCTGTCTTCGCGACAGGCCGGGGCGCATGTGTCGTACCGGGACTCGAAGCTAACACGACTGCTCCAAGACTCACTGGGCGGGAATGCCATCACGTACATGATTGCCTGTGTCACGCCGGCCGAGTTCCACCTGAGCGAGACGTTGAATACGGTTCAATATGCGCAGAGGGCCCGAGCGATCCAGAGCAAGCCGCGGATCCAgcaggttgaggagggggacaaGCAGGCCATAATCGATCGTCTCAAGGCCGAAGTAGCATTTCTGCGGGAGCAAATCCGGAGTGCAGAACGCGGCGGGGGAGAGCGACGCACCCTGGCCCCAGGCGAGAGGCCCGAGCGGCAGAGTGAGCGGGAGGTGGAACTCCAGAACCAGCTACTGGATGCCCAGGAAAACTATACGGCTCTGAGCCAGCGGCACGCGAAGCTCATTGCCGAGCTGGCGCGGGCTCGCGATGAAGAGCAGTTGGAGAACCAGCTCGAGAAGAACCTGGGTGACAGTGCCACAGAGCGGTTAAATCGCTCCAATAGCTTCGCACAGGCGGTGGAACAGGTTGTGCTCGAGTACGAAAAGACGATCCAGTCTCTAGAACAGTCGCTAGCGAGTACCAGGGCAACCCTGTCCAGCACTGAGGGATCTCTGCTGGAAAAAGAGTCCAACTGCGCCTACGCCGAAACGATCAACAATCAGCTCCAGGCCCGGCTGCAGAAGCTCATGGACCGCGAGGCCAACACCGAAAGCTACCTGCACGACCTGGAGACCAAGTTGGACGGCCACACGTCAGGCGAGGAAAAGAACACAGCCATCGTCATGGAGTTACGCAAAGAAATTGCCCGGGTCCGCGAAAACGAGGCTGCGTGTGAGAACTACATCTCGACCCTGGAGGAGCGCCTTGCCGAGGCTGACCAGGATGCTGAGCTGATGCAGCGTGAGATTGACAGGCTGGAGCAGGTGGTGGAGCGGCAACGCAGCCTTGGAAAGCTGGACTCTTTGTTATACGAGTTGGATCAAATCCAGCCTACAACTCCGGCTCCCGAGGCCGAAGTCGGAGCCGCCAACGGCACTGCCACCAACGGAGCCGGCCACCGGCGCACGGCCAGCCGGAGCATCGCCGACCATTCGCGCAGCCACAGCCATGTCAGCCGCCATAGTCAACTGGAAGAGACCATCCCCGAgattggagaggaggatatcccggaggagggagaggagccAGTTGATGGGCAAAAGAGGCCACGGAAATTGTCGCCGTTGGCCAACGACGGCGAGGTGCTTGAGTATCCCGCGAGCCCGGCTCAGTCCAAGTTTGTGGCCGACAAACTCGAGACTATGAATCAAGAGCTTCTCGGTCTTAGGGTTGAGCACGAGGCAACACTCAACGAGTATGATCTCCTCCATGCCAAGTATGAGGAGGCTCTCCGGGCTTTGGGCCAGCTGCAGGATATGGTGGACGAGGCTAAGCACCCTAGTCGCCAGCGAGATTCGATTCTCTCGGTGACATCGCCAATGCTGACAAGACCTACCTCATTCCTGTCTGACGCTAGAACTAATGAGACCAAGGATACCACGCATCTTTCTATGCGGTCACTCTCATCAGAGCTTTCGTCGGCTCTAGAATCTCCGTCTACGACATTGGATGTCTCGGATGCTGGCACCGCTGTGCCCAAATCTGGTTCTGCTCCCGAGTCGCCAACGGAGCCCACAAATGGTGCCGATGCCACGACCGAGGTTCACCGGTTGAAGGCTATCGCcgcggagaaggaggccgcAGAGAAGGAACTGGCCGAGCGGTACGCTCAGCTGGAGGAACGGCATCAACACGCCCTCGACATGGTGGAAGAGCTCAAGACCCAGGTCGCCAGGGCTCAGGCCGCCAACGAGGATTCCGGCAAGGCCGGCCATGTCATCCGCCGCAAGTCTAGTCAAACACTCATGATCATCGATCGGGCTCACAGGTCATTTGCCTCGCTCCGAAACATCGCCGCCGAGCACTTTGAGGATCAGCCAGATGTGATGCAGAACTTTGAGCTCAACCTCAACGCCGCCATGCACGAGCTCCACGCTCGCTCCGAGAGGATACAGGAGCTCGAGACCAACATCGCgacggccaagaaggagatggagaccAAGATGACCATCATCTCTGGACTGACCCGTGAACGGTCGAGTTTGAAGGCTGCCTCGCCTATGGACATGGCAGTTGTGTCGAATCTCCGGAATCAGCTGGAGCAGAGCGAGATGCGCATCAAGGAGCTGCAGCAGGCGAATGAAGTTcgggagaaggagctggaggctcAGTTTGCGGAACTGCAGGAGCTGATCAAGCAGACGGCCGTGAGCGCCAATGCTACCGCCGCCACGAACGAGACTTCCGAGGAGGCGGCTGCTCAGTTGGCAGCTCGTGAGGAAAAGATtgctgagctggagaaggagctgtcCACCTGGGAGGAAAGGCATAGGTCTGCTGTGCAGGCTCTTCAGGATAATGAGGAGCAGCTGAAGAAGACTATCAGCGAGCTCGAGGCTCAGGTTGCTTATTTTACTGCTAAGCTTTCGGaggtcaaggttgaggagaagCCTGAGGGTGGTAATGAGAGGGCAGTTGGTGAGACTCCAAAGCAAAGCGGGGGTGAAGACACGAAGCTTGTCGACTTTCTCCGTACCGAAATCGAGGAGTACAAGGCTCTCATTAACACCAGCCAGACAAAGGTggccgaggctgagaagcAGCACCAGGAGACGAAGGAGGCTTTCGAGCAGGCTATCAAGGAGCGTGATGAGGCGGTCAGCGAAGCAGCTGAACAGAAGGACCTGGTTGCGAAACTCGAGGCGACAATCTCTGACCATGAGCAATCTATCAAGGCTCATCAGGAGAGCGTTCACGAGTTACAGTCAGCCCACCAGAAGGATGTTAACGAGATCATGCTGGCCGGCAGACGTGATCTGGAGTCTCAGCTGGCTGCTCTCAAGACAGAGCATGCCAACCGGACTAAGCGGCTTGAGAGTGATCTGACTGAAGCTCGCGAAGAGCTCATGAAGGTTGCCACCCAGGTAGCCTATGCTCTCGGACTGGATGTCAGTGTCGAGAAGATCAGCGACCGCATCAGTGATCTTGCCGGTGCCCAAAAGGCGCTGTCAGAGGAGCAAGGCAGGCGACTGGAGCTTGAGCAGGACATTGTTGAGCTGtccaacatcaacgacacCATCATGCGCGACCTCGAGGCTGTTAGAGCCAGCTTGGCCGAGGTGCTCGCTGCCGAGTCGGAGAAGCAGAGGGGCCCCACCGGGCAGGGCTTCCCTGTCAAGGAGCAGGTGgcgttggtgaagaagaaggtggtcgatctcgaggtcaagaacaagaagaactcGCGGCTtgtggaggagcttgaggacCAGCTTAATAAGAATTTCGACCAGGTCCAGGCTGCTAGCAACAGGCTGTCGCTGCTTCAGACGGAGAGGAACcagcagctggaggaggcgaatGCTGCCAAGGTGAGATTGCAGGGCGAATTggatgccatcaaggagGAGTATTCTGCTCTTCAG GCCAAATACGACAGCATCCTCCCCAACGACTCAACCGACACCCCCCAACGATCCAACTCGCAAACCCAGCAAAACGGCCACGGCGTCCGCAAATCATCCTCGGTCGCCTCTttaccctcccccccaccagcaatccccctcccgcccctcccatccaacaACTCAGgcaccacatcccccaccccccgccccccctccaaggACGTAGGCGGTATCTCCCAGATCCAAGAAGACCAGGAAGCACGCATCCGCCTCATCGAAAAGCACCTCAAGGCAGAGAAGCAGcttaccaccaccctcgaagAGGCCTTGACTGACCTGGAGAGGCAGCAGCTGGCGATGAGGGCGGATTGTGACgcctggaggagaagggcgcaggagctggagcaggaGATTAAGGACCTGAAGGAGAAGCCGCAGCAGGATAACAGGTGGAGTCTGCagcaggtggaggaggagaggaggaagaggagggatgCCGAGATTGCGAGGGCGCatttggaggagaggatgaaCACGAttagcaagaagaagaagaaggggagccTGAATTGCTTTTAG